The Micromonospora violae DNA segment ACTTCATGATCACCGGGCGCGGTGGGGGTGAGGGTCAGGCCGGGATGGTGACGGTGCGGGACTCGGCTCGGGCGGTTTCGGCGGCGGCGAGGATGGCGACGACCTCACGGCCGAAGCGGACGTCGCAGCGGTGGTCCCGGGTGCCGGCCTGCACCTGCTCGACGAGCTGGTCGATGGCGACGCCGAACGCGGTGGCGGGGTCGTTCTCGCCGGACGGGACGTTCTCGATGCCGTTCTCGCCGTAGAAGACGAACTCCCGGGCCATCGACTCGGTCGGGGCGTCCAGGGAGAGCGAGGCGCTGCTGGTGGCACCGCCCTCGTGGGTGAGCAGCAGGTGCACCATCCCGCTCGGCCCGTCCATCGCCGCCACCTGCGTCACCCGGCCCAGCACGGGCAGGAGGATCGAGAGGGCGTGCGGGGCGATGTCCCAGAGCGCTCCGTGCTCCCGACGCCACAGCGAGCCGCCGTACGGGCTGCCCTCCTGGAAGATCGAGGCGAACGCGGTGGTCCGGCCGTGCTGCCAGCCCCCGGCGGCGGCGGTGGCGGCGAGGAACGCGGTCACGTTCGGCTGGAACCGCTGGGTGAAGAAGACGACCGAGGCGACCCCGGACTCCTCGGCGGCGGCCACCACACGGTCGGCGTCGGCCACACTGAGCGCCAGCGGCTTGTCCAGCAGCAGGTGCCGGCCGGCGCGGGCCGCCCGGACCGCGATGTCGGCCTGGATGTCCGGCGGCAGGGCGACGGCGATCGCCTCGCACTGCTCGATCAGCGCGTCGACGTCGGCGTAGGCGGGCACCCCGTACCGCTCGGCCAGCGCGGAGGCCCGCTCCGGGTTACGACCCCACACCCCCACCAGCTCCGCGTCGGGATGTGCGTGCAGCGCCTTCCCGTGCGTCTCGATCGCCCAGTGACCGGTGCCGAACAAACCGAACCGCAGCACGTGTACCTCCGCTGTTTCCCCACCCCGCGGCAACGCCACGGCCGTGATCCACGCTAGTCGCCTCACCCCGGGCACCGGCGGCGGGTCGACCAACCGGGGCAGCTCACGCCCCGTGCCGCCGGGTCGGGCGCGGTCTGGTCGATGCGCGTCGCGCTGCCCCGGAGGTGGGGCGGGCCTCCCGCGCCGGGAGGGCGGCGAGGCGGCGGCGCCTGCTTACTACGACGGTTAGTAGGCTGTGGCGGTGACCGAGGCAACGACCGGATGGCGCCGGTGACCAGCGTGGGCGTCGACTCGCCGGTGGATGGGTTCGTCGCGACCGTGCCGATCGTGCTGTCGCTGCTCGTCGCGGTGTGGGCGCTGGTGGCGGCGGTACGCCACCGGCCGCCGGACCGGGTGCAGTTCGTCGGTCTGGCCGTACTCGAAGTGGCATTGCTGGTGTTGTGCGTGCTGGCGCTCGTCGCGGTCGGCGGCGGGGATCGACCCGGCGAGCCCGGTGCCTTCTTCGGCTACCTGGTGACGTTGGTGTGCCTGCCGCCGCTGGCCTGGGTGCTGGCCCGGATGGAACCGACCCGCTGGGGCTCGGCGATCGTGTGCGCGGTGTGCCTGGTGACCCCGGTGGTGGTGGTCCGGTTGCAGCAGACCTGGGAGGTGCTCGGTGGTTGAGACCGGGCCGGCCCCGCGGCGGACGAACTCCGGCCCGGGTCGACTGCTGATCGCGGTCTACCTGCTCTTCGCCATCGCGGCGACCAGTCGGGCGGGCCTGCAGATCGCCACCAAGCTCGACGAGGCGCCGGTGGCGTACCTGCTCTCCGGGGTGGCCGCGCTCATCTACATCGTGGCGGCGGTGGGGTTGGCCCGGGCCGGGCACGCCGGGCGACGGATCGCGCTGGCCTGCTGCTCCGTGGAGCTGGTCGGGGTCGTCGCGGTCGGCGTCCTGAGCGTGGTCGACAAGGAGCTGTTCCCGGACGAGACGGTCTGGTCGGGGTTCGGCAGCGGGTACGGCTACATCCCGCTGGTGCTGCCGGTGCTCGGCCTGATCTGGCTCTGGCGCACCCGCCGCGCACCCGCCTGACCCCGACCCGCACCTCGTTCACCTGGCACAGGCCCGGCAATGGCCCGGCGACGAGGGCGCCGGCTCACCTGCCGGAGCGCCCCCGTCGGGGGTACGCGTCAGTCCCGGGGGCCACCCGCGACGTAGATGACCTGACCGGAGACGAAGCCGGCGCCCTCGCTCGCGAGGAACGAGATGGTGTGCGCGACGTCCTCCGGCCGACCGGGGCGACGCACCGGGATCTCGGCGGCGGCGTGCTTCTGGAAGTCGTCGAAGTCGACCTTCATCCGGGCGGCGGTGGCGGCGGTCATGTCGGTGACGATGAAGCCGGGAGCGACCGCGTTCACGGTCACCCCGAACGGCCCCAGCTCGATGGCGAGCGTCTTGGTGAAGCCCTGCAGACCGGCCTTGGCGGCGGCGTAGTTCGCCTGCCCCCGGTTGCCCAGCGCGGAGGTGCTGGAGAGGTTGACGATCCGCCCCCACTTGCGGTCCACCATGTGCTTCTGTGCGGCCTGGCTGAACAGGAACGCGCCGCGCAGGTGCACGCCCATCACCGTGTCCCAGTCGGCGTTGGTCATCTTGAACAGCAGGTTGTCGCGGAGCACCCCGGCGTTGTTGACGAGCACGGTGGGCGCGCCCAGTTCGGCGGCGATCCGGGCCACCGCCGCCTCGACCTGATCCCGGTCGGAGACGTCGGCGCCCACTCCGAGCGCCCGGCCGCCGGCGGCGGCGATGGCGTCCACCGTCTCCTTGGTGGCCGTCTCCTCGATGTCGACCACGGCGACGGCCATTCCGTCGGCGGCCAGCCGCCGGGCGGTGGCCGCACCGATACCGCGTGCGGCTCCGGTGACGATGGCGACGCGGGGCTCCTCCGACATGATTACCTCCGGGTAACTTGGGGTCGATCGAAGGAGCCTAACCCGCTCACCGACAGTAACGCAGCGATGACTTTCACTTTACAGAAATAATGATCTTCCGCGCGTACCGTGCCGATCGCTGTCACCCCGTCAGCACCGACACGACGAGGCAAGGAACGACATCCACTTGAAGTTTTCGCGTACCCGCAGGGCCTGGCTCGCCGCCGCGGCCGCTGCGGCCCTCGCGGCGACCGGCGGAACACCCGCCCTGGCCGCCACCTCCGCGACGCCGGCCGACCCCGGCACCGCCCCCGTGACCGACCTGCCCACCCCACCCGGCACCCACTCGGTCACCCTGATCACCGGCGACACGGTCACCACCCGACAGAGCGCCAACGGCAGCACCGTCGACGTACGACGTCCCGACGGCGCCCCGACACCGGTACGGGTGATGGAGGCCGGCGACGACCTCTACGTCTACCCCCAGTCGGTGCTGCCCTACGTGACCGCGAAGACGCTGGACAAGCGACTGTTCAACGTCACCCAGCTGATCGCCGACGGGTACGACGACGCCCGGATGGACCGTCTGCCGCTGATCGTGTCGTACGCCGACACGGCCGGCCTGCGGGCCGGCGGCACCCCCGCCGGTGCGACCCGCACCCGCACCCTCAGCAGCATCGGCAGTGCCGCGCTGAGCGAGGACCGCGACCAGGCCGACGAGTTCTGGGCCGCGATCACCGCCCCCACCGCGAAGGCGGCCACCGCGACCGGCGGTGCGGGACGCTTCTCCGGCGGGATCGCCAAGATCTGGTTGGACGGAAAGGTGCACGCCGACCTGGCCGACACCACCGCCCAGATCGGTGCCCCCGCCGTCTGGGCCAACGGCGACACCGGCACCGGCGTACGAGTCGCCGTCCTGGACACCGGCGTCGACCCGACCCACCCGGACCTGGTCGGCCAGATCGGCGCGTCCGCCGTGTTCGTGCCCGGCGAGGAGATCACCGACCGGGCGGGGCACGGCACCCACGTCGCGTCCACCGTGGCCGGCACCGGCGCCGCCTCGGACGGCCTGGAGAAGGGTGTCGCCCCCGGTGCCCAACTCGCCATCGGCAAGGTGCTCAGCGACAACGGCAACGGGCAGGAATCCTGGATTCTCGCCGGCATGGAGTGGGCGGCCCGGGAGGCCGCCGCCACCGTCATCAACATGAGCCTGGGCTCCAGCCAGCCCAGCGACGGCACCGACCCGCTGAGCCAGGCGGTCAACCGGCTCAGCGCGGAGACCGGCGCCCTCTTCATCACCACCGCCGGCAACGGCGGCCCCGGCGTGAGCGCCCCCGGCGCGGCGGACGCCGGCCTGACTGTCGGCGCGGTCGACAGCGACGACACCCTCGCCTACTTCTCCAACCGCGGCCCGCGGATCAGCGACGAGGCGATCAAACCCGATCTGACCGCGCCCGGCGTCGGTGTGCTCGCCGCCCGCTCGCAGTACTCACCCGGCGAGGGTTGGTACAAGGGCATGGACGGCACCTCGATGGCCGCGCCGCACGTCGCCGGTGCCGCCGCCCTGCTCGCCGCGAAGCACCCGGACTGGACCGGCCAGCAACTGAAGGACGCGCTGGTCAGCACGACCAAGGCCACGCCGGCGTTCGACGCCTTCCAGGCCGGCAACGGCCGGCTCGACGTCGCCGCCGCCGTCCGCGCGCCGATCGTCGCCACCGGCACCGTCTCCACCACCGCGCACTACGAGACCGCGAACCCGGGTCGCGTCACGCACCCGGTGACGTACACCAACACCACCGGGCAGCCGATCACGCTGAGCCTGTCGGTGGACGCCCCGAACGCACCGGCCGGGCTGTTCAGCCTCTCCGCCGCGCAGGTGAGCGTGCCCGCGAGCGGCACCGCCACGGTCACCCTGACCACTGACACCTCCCGGTCCAGCGCCGGCAGCCGGTACACCGGCCAGGTCGTCGCCACCGGGGCGGACCGGGCCGTGCTGGCCCGTACCGCGATCTCCGTGGGCACCTTCACCCCGCACCACAAGCTTCGGCTTGAGCTGACCGACCGGGACGGCAAGCCGGCCCCCGGGACGATCGAGCTGGGCCA contains these protein-coding regions:
- a CDS encoding Gfo/Idh/MocA family protein, with translation MLRFGLFGTGHWAIETHGKALHAHPDAELVGVWGRNPERASALAERYGVPAYADVDALIEQCEAIAVALPPDIQADIAVRAARAGRHLLLDKPLALSVADADRVVAAAEESGVASVVFFTQRFQPNVTAFLAATAAAGGWQHGRTTAFASIFQEGSPYGGSLWRREHGALWDIAPHALSILLPVLGRVTQVAAMDGPSGMVHLLLTHEGGATSSASLSLDAPTESMAREFVFYGENGIENVPSGENDPATAFGVAIDQLVEQVQAGTRDHRCDVRFGREVVAILAAAETARAESRTVTIPA
- the fabG gene encoding 3-oxoacyl-ACP reductase FabG, with the protein product MSEEPRVAIVTGAARGIGAATARRLAADGMAVAVVDIEETATKETVDAIAAAGGRALGVGADVSDRDQVEAAVARIAAELGAPTVLVNNAGVLRDNLLFKMTNADWDTVMGVHLRGAFLFSQAAQKHMVDRKWGRIVNLSSTSALGNRGQANYAAAKAGLQGFTKTLAIELGPFGVTVNAVAPGFIVTDMTAATAARMKVDFDDFQKHAAAEIPVRRPGRPEDVAHTISFLASEGAGFVSGQVIYVAGGPRD
- a CDS encoding S8 family serine peptidase, coding for MKFSRTRRAWLAAAAAAALAATGGTPALAATSATPADPGTAPVTDLPTPPGTHSVTLITGDTVTTRQSANGSTVDVRRPDGAPTPVRVMEAGDDLYVYPQSVLPYVTAKTLDKRLFNVTQLIADGYDDARMDRLPLIVSYADTAGLRAGGTPAGATRTRTLSSIGSAALSEDRDQADEFWAAITAPTAKAATATGGAGRFSGGIAKIWLDGKVHADLADTTAQIGAPAVWANGDTGTGVRVAVLDTGVDPTHPDLVGQIGASAVFVPGEEITDRAGHGTHVASTVAGTGAASDGLEKGVAPGAQLAIGKVLSDNGNGQESWILAGMEWAAREAAATVINMSLGSSQPSDGTDPLSQAVNRLSAETGALFITTAGNGGPGVSAPGAADAGLTVGAVDSDDTLAYFSNRGPRISDEAIKPDLTAPGVGVLAARSQYSPGEGWYKGMDGTSMAAPHVAGAAALLAAKHPDWTGQQLKDALVSTTKATPAFDAFQAGNGRLDVAAAVRAPIVATGTVSTTAHYETANPGRVTHPVTYTNTTGQPITLSLSVDAPNAPAGLFSLSAAQVSVPASGTATVTLTTDTSRSSAGSRYTGQVVATGADRAVLARTAISVGTFTPHHKLRLELTDRDGKPAPGTIELGQPGSYEADFLSTNPDGTLLLNLPEGVYSAMSFLNVTGSHGPNSLGLALLGDPDIDLRQDTTVRLDGKAARRVESTVPEQTADTFTRLDYFRSQGEGRWRSFIAGGVFYDSFWAQPTSKDVRHGDFYLGARWRKEQPVLSVGTKKVNFDDVVRQQGTTQLPEGSSTLPVVYAGNGAPSDYAKLDARGKAVVVRHNLDVGDAEQAAAATAAGAKLMLVVNDWPWREVRDYSIDFVTPTPIEVALLSMDEGEALIQQIQRESTKVEVASQPIADYVYDLVQGYHNKIPSNMSRAETKKTLARIDVNFTFPDRQTRGGEFRYDWPSYNNWGIGESSNRPLAPVRTDWVSINDLYTWGQEAYIDGGTYQIDPRTSYRAGSKNEERFFEPIERPHLNNNFTLPTRSGDSLKFDVPGWGGADHVGMAMNGAGQTNQLYQGRTLLAESSSTWISGTAPKAGDLPYRLVVGTTQDPTGGPYSTSTTTEWTFRSKAPAAGVESAVLPLLQLDYAVDTDTAGTAKAHTDLTVSANHLPGVTGCGTVGSVTLEISYDDGAHWQKQSLDRAKDGSWSTKLSAPKGATFVSLRASAADSSGNSINQTVLRAFGVR